One part of the Nitrospira defluvii genome encodes these proteins:
- a CDS encoding MFS transporter translates to MGDDTSTTRPRWGILALLFAISAVTYMDRVNISVTARQMMPAYGMTDQDMGYVFSAFVFGYALCQIPGGRLGDRWGARVVLACALVWWSLCTVLTAVVATLPLAGLVGTVGALVIVRFLLGVGESVALPNFNRAVADWMPPGQRGLGIGIAIGGIGVGAAITPPLASWVMVNYRWQSVFYLSALIGLVVAILWVFCSQDRRSGRTTKAQTRSLPIPWRRILCSRSLWWLVASYACLGYVAYIYMSWFYLYLVNVRGIDLLRGGWLAAGPFLAILLFCPLGGWVTDKLVPTLGLRRARLSIGLLGMALAGGLIAVGAWVESQTMAIVCLSLGAGWLYFTVGAYWSVTTDLSKTHAGTLSGVMNTGANVGGVISPSLTPWLADHWGWTASLLVAAGIALCGGLMWTKVDPTEGLRE, encoded by the coding sequence GTGGGCGATGACACATCGACGACACGACCGCGTTGGGGCATTCTTGCCCTGCTGTTTGCGATCAGCGCGGTGACCTACATGGACCGGGTGAACATTTCCGTCACGGCCCGGCAAATGATGCCTGCCTACGGCATGACCGATCAGGACATGGGTTATGTGTTCTCGGCCTTCGTCTTCGGCTATGCGCTCTGCCAGATTCCCGGCGGCCGCCTGGGTGATCGTTGGGGGGCGCGGGTGGTATTGGCCTGCGCCTTGGTCTGGTGGTCTCTGTGCACGGTGTTGACCGCCGTGGTCGCCACGCTGCCGCTGGCCGGCCTGGTCGGCACCGTGGGCGCGCTCGTGATCGTGCGCTTCCTGCTCGGTGTGGGCGAATCGGTCGCCTTGCCGAATTTCAATCGCGCCGTGGCCGACTGGATGCCGCCGGGACAGCGTGGGCTCGGCATCGGCATTGCCATCGGTGGTATCGGCGTCGGCGCGGCCATCACCCCTCCCCTTGCCTCCTGGGTCATGGTGAACTATCGCTGGCAGTCGGTGTTTTATCTCTCGGCTCTGATCGGCCTGGTGGTCGCGATCCTGTGGGTGTTTTGTTCGCAAGATCGGCGGAGCGGCAGAACGACAAAGGCACAGACGAGGTCACTCCCGATACCCTGGCGGCGGATCCTCTGTTCCCGGTCGCTCTGGTGGCTCGTTGCCAGTTATGCCTGCCTGGGTTACGTGGCCTACATCTATATGAGCTGGTTTTATCTCTACCTCGTGAACGTGCGCGGGATCGATCTCTTGCGCGGCGGCTGGCTGGCGGCGGGACCCTTTCTCGCCATTCTGCTCTTCTGCCCGCTCGGGGGCTGGGTGACAGACAAGCTCGTGCCGACGCTCGGCCTGCGCAGGGCCCGGCTGTCGATCGGGCTGCTTGGTATGGCATTGGCCGGCGGGTTGATTGCCGTCGGGGCCTGGGTGGAGTCGCAGACCATGGCGATCGTCTGCCTCTCACTCGGCGCCGGATGGCTCTACTTTACCGTGGGAGCCTACTGGAGCGTGACGACGGATCTCTCCAAAACCCACGCGGGGACTCTGTCGGGCGTGATGAATACGGGGGCCAACGTGGGCGGCGTGATTTCCCCGAGCCTCACGCCCTGGCTGGCCGATCACTGGGGCTGGACGGCGTCGCTGCTGGTTGCCGCCGGCATCGCGCTCTGCGGCGGGCTCATGTGGACGAAGGTCGATCCGACGGAGGGACTGAGGGAGTGA
- a CDS encoding DUF3313 domain-containing protein, with translation MTCRWILLSITAFLTLAACAPTKHARSVEPSGFLHDLYPQMRKGTGDEALLVYRNQQVEWSEKATYDKLLLDPVMIWRGTDSKVLGLDQKHAQVIADAFYALLYQELAKDYQMVTEPESRTFRLQAALTEAEQSLPVLDIVSSVPAPFNVAFVASTIKTLATGKPLFKGAAAIEGKLMDAVSGEVLAAAVDRRVGGRFLDAEVFDSWNDVHAALAYWAQLTRLRLCQLRKQTNCVSPGS, from the coding sequence ATGACTTGTCGATGGATACTACTCTCGATAACCGCCTTCCTGACCTTGGCCGCCTGCGCCCCGACGAAACATGCCCGGTCGGTCGAGCCTTCTGGGTTCCTCCACGATCTCTATCCGCAGATGCGCAAAGGCACGGGCGACGAAGCGCTCTTGGTCTATCGGAACCAGCAGGTCGAGTGGTCGGAGAAGGCGACCTACGATAAACTCCTCCTTGATCCGGTGATGATTTGGCGGGGCACAGATTCGAAGGTCCTGGGTCTCGATCAAAAACACGCACAGGTCATCGCCGATGCGTTCTACGCACTCCTGTACCAGGAACTGGCCAAGGACTATCAGATGGTGACGGAGCCGGAATCGCGCACCTTTCGCCTCCAGGCGGCACTGACCGAAGCGGAGCAATCCCTTCCCGTCCTGGATATCGTTTCGAGCGTGCCTGCGCCGTTCAACGTGGCCTTCGTGGCGTCCACCATCAAGACCCTGGCGACCGGCAAGCCACTCTTCAAAGGCGCCGCCGCTATCGAGGGAAAACTCATGGACGCAGTGTCCGGTGAAGTGTTGGCGGCCGCGGTCGATCGGCGGGTAGGCGGACGGTTTCTCGACGCAGAGGTGTTCGATTCCTGGAACGATGTGCATGCGGCACTGGCATACTGGGCTCAGCTGACCCGGTTGCGCCTGTGCCAATTGCGCAAACAAACCAATTGCGTCTCGCCAGGGTCTTGA
- a CDS encoding DEAD/DEAH box helicase family protein — MSQFLFLQREWTAVFEAASKAEGAVYTDPRTACFYARRALELTVAWAYKHDAALKLPYQDNLSALIHDPSFKQVAGEAVFSKARVINTLGNRAVHSHRPVPEADGLAAVRELFHVAYWFARMYGRLARPAPGLAFAPASLPRPERATAQSAEQLQALEARLREQDENLSALLADKTALNEELTRLRAEVAEAKKAAAAQPDPHDYSESETRDYFIDLLLREAGWPLDHPHDREFEVSGMPNQQGKGFVDYVLWGDDGKPIGLVEAKRTRRDARVGQQQAKLYADCLEQQFGRRPVIFYSNGYEHWLWDDIHYPPRRVQGFYKKAELDLIIQRRKTRRSPAQTSINPTIVERHYQTRAIRRIAEAFERDHERKALLVMATGAGKTRTVIALADLLMRCNWVKRVLFLADRVALVNQAVNAFKRYLPDASPVNLVTEKNAEGRVYVSTYPTMMGLIDEATDGQRRFGVGHFDLVIIDEAHRSVFQKYRAIFDYFDSLLVGLTATPKDEVDRNTYSLFDLENGVPTDSYSLEEAVRDGFLVPPRAVSVPLRFPRQGITYDELSEDEKDQWDALEWSDDGTVPNRVEAEAVNTWLFNTDTVDKVLEHVMTRGLTVAGGDRLGKTIIFAKNQPHADFIAERFNANYPHFKGAFARVITFKTEYAQSLIDDFSNKDKAPHIAISVDMLDTGIDIPEVVNLIFFKLVRSKTKFWQMVGRGTRLCNDLFGPGRHKESFYIFDYCQNLEFFSQDIPGTEGTAAASLGKRLFQTRLELIATIDGQAKEVPIPGMPEAPAFYGYPTTTAAVRQSLATVLQGEVAAMNINNFVVRPHRRLVEQYANPGAWAILEPPALAELSHQVAGLPTELNSENEEAKRFDLFVLRLQLALLRVEPEFTRLRDRVREIVGLLEEKAAIPMVREQLALIQDMQSDEWWQDVTVPILEAMRRRLRELVQFIEKRRRQPVYTDLEDLMGSETEVVLPGFSVGTDQTKFLAKVRAFLREHLDHVVIAKLRMNQPLTATDLSELERVLAEGGAAPLDDIRRAAGHAQGLGLFVRSLVGMDRSAAKEALAGFITVKTFTANQLEFINLVVDHLTEHGVMEPARLYESPFTDLSPHGPDGLFQPGEMDNLIRILESVRATALAA, encoded by the coding sequence GTGAGCCAGTTCCTCTTTCTCCAACGCGAATGGACCGCTGTGTTCGAAGCCGCGTCGAAGGCGGAAGGGGCAGTGTATACCGATCCCCGCACGGCGTGCTTCTATGCGAGGCGTGCACTGGAGCTGACCGTCGCGTGGGCCTACAAACATGACGCGGCACTGAAGCTTCCCTATCAGGACAACCTCTCCGCCCTGATTCACGATCCGAGTTTCAAGCAGGTAGCCGGTGAGGCCGTGTTCAGCAAAGCGCGGGTGATCAACACCCTCGGCAACCGGGCGGTCCATAGCCACCGCCCCGTGCCCGAGGCGGATGGGCTCGCTGCGGTGCGCGAGCTGTTTCATGTGGCCTACTGGTTCGCACGCATGTACGGGCGCCTGGCTCGACCGGCGCCGGGCCTCGCCTTCGCTCCGGCCTCACTGCCACGGCCGGAGCGGGCAACGGCGCAAAGCGCAGAGCAGTTGCAGGCCTTGGAAGCGCGTTTGCGTGAACAAGACGAAAACCTTTCGGCGCTCCTGGCCGACAAGACCGCGCTCAACGAGGAACTGACACGCCTGCGCGCCGAGGTGGCCGAGGCCAAGAAGGCGGCAGCGGCTCAGCCCGATCCACACGACTACTCCGAGTCCGAGACCCGCGACTACTTCATCGATTTGTTGCTGAGGGAAGCCGGTTGGCCGCTGGATCACCCCCATGACCGTGAGTTCGAGGTCAGCGGCATGCCCAACCAGCAGGGCAAGGGTTTCGTGGACTACGTGCTGTGGGGCGACGACGGTAAACCCATCGGGTTGGTCGAAGCCAAGCGCACACGCCGCGATGCGCGGGTGGGGCAGCAACAGGCCAAACTCTATGCCGACTGTCTGGAACAACAGTTCGGGCGGCGGCCGGTCATCTTCTATTCCAACGGCTATGAACATTGGCTCTGGGACGATATTCACTATCCACCGCGCCGGGTGCAGGGCTTCTACAAGAAAGCGGAATTGGACCTGATCATCCAGCGGCGCAAGACCAGACGCTCGCCGGCCCAGACGTCCATTAACCCGACAATCGTCGAGCGCCACTACCAGACGCGCGCCATCCGCCGGATTGCTGAGGCGTTCGAGCGCGACCATGAGCGGAAGGCGCTGCTCGTGATGGCGACGGGAGCCGGGAAGACACGCACGGTGATTGCGCTTGCGGACCTGTTGATGCGGTGCAACTGGGTCAAGCGTGTACTGTTCCTTGCCGACCGTGTGGCGCTGGTCAATCAGGCGGTGAACGCCTTCAAACGGTACCTACCGGATGCCTCCCCTGTGAACCTGGTGACCGAGAAGAACGCGGAGGGGCGTGTCTACGTTTCGACGTATCCCACCATGATGGGGCTGATCGACGAGGCGACTGACGGCCAGCGGCGGTTCGGCGTGGGACATTTCGACCTGGTCATCATCGATGAGGCACACCGCTCGGTGTTCCAGAAGTACCGCGCCATCTTCGATTATTTCGATTCCCTGCTGGTCGGCCTCACCGCGACGCCCAAGGACGAAGTGGACCGGAACACCTACAGCCTCTTCGACCTTGAAAACGGCGTGCCGACCGACTCGTATTCATTGGAGGAGGCGGTGCGCGACGGATTTCTTGTCCCGCCGCGAGCGGTCTCGGTGCCGCTCAGGTTTCCGCGCCAGGGGATCACGTACGACGAGCTCTCGGAAGACGAAAAAGACCAGTGGGACGCCCTGGAATGGAGCGACGACGGCACGGTTCCGAACCGTGTCGAGGCGGAAGCGGTGAACACGTGGCTCTTTAATACGGACACGGTCGACAAGGTGCTGGAACATGTCATGACCCGGGGGCTCACGGTCGCCGGCGGCGATCGGCTCGGCAAGACGATCATCTTTGCCAAAAATCAGCCCCACGCCGACTTTATCGCCGAGCGGTTCAACGCCAACTATCCGCATTTCAAAGGTGCCTTCGCTCGGGTCATTACGTTCAAGACGGAATATGCGCAGAGCCTGATCGATGACTTTTCGAATAAGGACAAGGCACCGCATATCGCGATTTCGGTCGATATGCTGGATACCGGCATCGACATTCCGGAGGTCGTGAACCTCATTTTCTTCAAGCTGGTCCGATCCAAGACGAAGTTTTGGCAGATGGTCGGGCGTGGTACGCGCCTCTGTAATGATCTCTTCGGACCAGGCCGTCACAAGGAGTCCTTCTACATTTTCGATTACTGCCAGAATCTGGAATTCTTCAGCCAAGACATCCCAGGGACTGAGGGTACGGCGGCGGCCTCCCTAGGCAAACGCCTCTTTCAGACACGGTTGGAACTGATTGCCACGATTGACGGTCAGGCGAAAGAGGTGCCTATCCCGGGTATGCCGGAGGCGCCGGCGTTCTATGGGTATCCGACAACGACAGCGGCGGTGCGTCAATCCCTCGCTACGGTGCTGCAAGGGGAGGTGGCCGCGATGAACATCAATAACTTCGTCGTCCGGCCTCACCGCCGTCTCGTTGAACAGTATGCCAACCCCGGGGCCTGGGCGATCCTGGAACCTCCCGCGCTGGCTGAGCTTTCCCACCAGGTGGCAGGCCTGCCTACCGAACTCAATTCCGAGAATGAGGAGGCGAAGCGTTTCGATCTCTTCGTTCTCAGGCTGCAGCTGGCCTTGTTGCGTGTCGAGCCTGAATTTACCCGCCTGCGGGACCGCGTCCGGGAGATTGTGGGACTGCTGGAGGAAAAGGCCGCCATTCCGATGGTCCGCGAGCAGCTGGCCTTGATCCAGGATATGCAGAGTGATGAATGGTGGCAGGACGTGACGGTGCCGATCCTAGAGGCGATGCGTCGCCGGCTGCGCGAGTTGGTCCAGTTTATCGAAAAGCGGCGCCGGCAGCCCGTCTACACCGACCTTGAAGATCTCATGGGGAGCGAGACGGAAGTTGTTCTTCCCGGTTTTTCGGTAGGTACTGACCAGACTAAGTTTTTGGCCAAAGTTCGAGCGTTCCTGCGCGAACACCTCGACCATGTGGTGATTGCCAAGTTGCGCATGAACCAGCCGCTCACCGCCACAGACCTTTCCGAATTGGAGCGTGTGCTTGCAGAGGGCGGCGCTGCTCCGCTGGACGATATCCGTCGGGCCGCGGGACACGCTCAAGGTCTAGGCCTCTTCGTGCGATCGCTCGTCGGCATGGATCGTAGCGCGGCCAAAGAGGCACTCGCGGGATTCATTACGGTTAAGACGTTCACCGCCAACCAACTTGAGTTCATCAACCTCGTCGTGGACCACCTGACAGAGCATGGCGTCATGGAACCGGCCCGACTCTATGAATCGCCCTTTACCGATCTCAGTCCACATGGGCCAGACGGGTTGTTTCAGCCAGGAGAGATGGACAATCTGATTCGTATTTTGGAATCCGTGCGGGCCACCGCCTTGGCGGCCTGA
- a CDS encoding Fic family protein: MHRPLPGRYVKVRSPEESFQAFVPAPLPPQPPVEWSPALRRRFDDALVALGRLDAVTALLPNADLLLYSFVRKEAVLSSQIEGTQSSLADLLLFEIHEEPGVPIDDAREVSRYVAALDRGLTLLRGGLPISTRLLCGVHATLLDHPHGRGKTPGEVRRSQVWVGGTRPGNAVFVPPPADAVSASLTALEQFLNDKPSPTPPLIKAALAHVQFETIHPFLDGNGRLGRLLIVLQLVADGILREPLLYPSLFFKTHRALYYELLNGVRLHGDWERWLDFFAEGIAVTATQAMMTAHALLTLVDNDRNRIAGLGRAAPSALAVHQAMQKQPLATSATLVQAAGLTPATVNKSLAHLQNLGIVQEMTRRQRDRVFSYRRYVHLLNAELESDKAQGGESGL; this comes from the coding sequence ATGCATCGTCCATTGCCTGGCCGCTATGTGAAGGTGCGCTCTCCGGAGGAGTCATTCCAGGCCTTTGTGCCGGCGCCGCTGCCTCCTCAGCCGCCGGTGGAATGGAGCCCCGCGCTGCGCCGGCGCTTCGACGATGCGCTGGTGGCACTCGGCCGCCTCGATGCGGTCACCGCGCTCTTGCCCAATGCAGACTTGCTGCTCTACAGCTTCGTCCGTAAGGAAGCGGTGCTGTCGAGCCAGATCGAAGGCACGCAGTCGTCGCTAGCCGATCTCCTACTGTTCGAAATCCACGAAGAACCAGGCGTACCGATCGACGATGCGCGGGAGGTGAGCCGTTACGTCGCGGCGCTGGATCGCGGACTCACACTGCTGCGCGGCGGGTTGCCGATCTCCACCCGCTTGCTGTGCGGAGTGCACGCGACACTGCTCGATCATCCGCACGGTCGCGGCAAGACGCCCGGCGAGGTGCGCCGCTCCCAGGTCTGGGTCGGCGGCACGCGGCCAGGGAACGCGGTGTTCGTCCCGCCCCCGGCGGACGCCGTATCGGCATCCCTTACCGCGCTCGAGCAGTTTCTCAACGACAAGCCTTCGCCGACACCGCCGCTGATCAAGGCGGCGCTGGCACACGTGCAGTTCGAGACGATCCATCCATTCCTTGACGGCAACGGTCGCCTCGGACGGCTGCTGATCGTGCTGCAGCTCGTCGCAGACGGCATCCTCCGCGAGCCGCTCTTGTATCCTAGCCTGTTTTTCAAAACCCACCGCGCACTGTATTACGAACTACTCAACGGCGTGCGCCTGCACGGAGACTGGGAACGCTGGTTGGACTTCTTTGCGGAAGGTATTGCCGTCACCGCCACACAGGCCATGATGACCGCACACGCCCTCTTGACCCTGGTGGACAACGATCGCAACCGCATCGCGGGGCTCGGCCGTGCGGCGCCCTCCGCGCTCGCTGTGCATCAGGCGATGCAGAAGCAACCGCTGGCGACATCGGCGACACTCGTCCAGGCGGCAGGGCTGACACCCGCGACGGTGAACAAATCGCTCGCGCACTTGCAGAATCTTGGCATTGTACAAGAGATGACGCGCCGCCAACGCGATCGGGTGTTCAGTTATCGTCGCTATGTGCACCTGCTCAACGCGGAACTGGAGTCAGACAAGGCGCAGGGAGGCGAGTCGGGGCTGTGA
- a CDS encoding restriction endonuclease subunit S, which translates to MDSDPKTWTEALLYSFCNPKQWPTIPQNAFTENGYPVYGANGKIGFYNEFNHEKPTVLITCRGATCGAINVCEPKSYVTGNSMALDDLDEARVDLKFLVYALRNHGLGKAITGTAQPQITRESLTSIKVPLPPLNQQRRIAAILDKADELRAKRRAALAKLDNLTQSIFLDMFGDPATNDRNWPTKMLQELCHSITDIDHNMPATVEQGVPFISAKDLSANGHISFEDVKRIAPEDFRRLSRKSKPEKGDIIYSRIGVNLGKARRVEVDFDFLASYSCCTIKPNLRIVDGTYLCQLLDSPFILRQARRGIRAIAVPDLGLGEIKAFRIIVPPIELQMEFARRISNLGSLKNSHRASAVQINKIFASLQHRAFRGEL; encoded by the coding sequence GTGGATAGTGACCCCAAAACGTGGACCGAGGCTTTGCTCTACAGTTTCTGCAATCCGAAGCAGTGGCCCACTATTCCTCAAAATGCTTTTACGGAGAACGGCTATCCGGTCTACGGCGCGAACGGGAAAATAGGTTTCTACAATGAGTTTAATCATGAGAAGCCGACGGTTTTGATTACATGTCGTGGAGCAACCTGTGGAGCGATTAATGTGTGCGAGCCAAAATCGTATGTCACTGGCAATTCGATGGCTCTCGACGATCTCGACGAAGCTCGAGTTGATCTGAAATTTTTGGTTTATGCACTACGCAATCATGGCCTTGGTAAGGCAATTACGGGAACGGCACAGCCTCAAATAACACGAGAAAGTTTGACCAGTATCAAGGTTCCCCTTCCGCCGTTAAATCAACAGCGGCGGATTGCGGCGATCCTGGACAAGGCGGATGAACTGCGGGCCAAGCGCCGCGCCGCCCTGGCGAAGCTCGACAACCTCACCCAATCCATCTTCCTCGACATGTTCGGCGACCCTGCCACGAACGATAGGAATTGGCCAACGAAGATGCTCCAGGAGCTTTGCCATAGCATCACTGATATTGATCACAATATGCCAGCAACAGTTGAACAAGGCGTACCATTCATCTCTGCAAAAGACCTTTCAGCGAATGGTCATATATCGTTTGAAGACGTAAAACGAATTGCCCCCGAAGATTTTCGACGCCTGTCCCGCAAGAGTAAGCCTGAAAAGGGCGACATCATCTATTCACGGATTGGGGTGAACTTGGGAAAAGCCAGAAGGGTGGAGGTCGACTTTGATTTCCTCGCATCGTACTCATGCTGCACCATAAAACCCAATCTCAGAATTGTTGACGGGACATACCTCTGCCAATTATTAGATTCGCCCTTTATCCTCAGACAGGCACGAAGAGGTATTCGAGCTATCGCCGTCCCAGACTTAGGGCTTGGGGAGATCAAGGCGTTTAGAATCATCGTTCCACCTATTGAATTGCAGATGGAGTTCGCTCGACGAATATCTAATCTTGGCTCTTTGAAGAATTCGCACCGTGCCTCTGCTGTTCAGATAAATAAAATCTTCGCCTCCCTCCAACACCGCGCTTTCCGGGGAGAACTGTAA
- a CDS encoding type I restriction-modification system subunit M, with translation MLTGEIRSQIDRIWDAFWSGGIANPLEVIEQITYLLFIRRLDDLHTLEENKANRFKQPIERRIFPEGEDPKGRSYEDYRWSRFKHFAPADMFTLVGEHLFPYLRTDLARQLGNDDSTYAQHMKDARFTIPTPALLAKVVDLLDHVPMEARDTKGDVYEYMLAKIASAGQNGQFRTPRHIIRLMVELTAPQPTDVICDPACGTAGFLVAAGEYLRERFPKLLHNADQREHFHHRMFHGFDFDNTMLRIGSMNMLLHGVESPDIRYRDSLAQDHAGEEETYTLVLANPPFAGSLDYENTAKDLLQIVKTKKTELLFLALFLRLLKPGGRAAVIVPDGVLFGSSKAHKELRRVLVEDQKLDAVIKLPGGVFKPYAGVSTAILVFTKTNSGGTDFVWFYDVAADGWSLDDKRQPLLPEDKLGPTPSAPLTEAEQGKNNLPDLLTRWNQRAGTERERPRTAQSFCVPKADIAAQGYDLSLNRYKEVVHEAVEHRPPKAILVELAELEEEIQRGMKELEGML, from the coding sequence ATGCTCACCGGTGAAATCCGTAGCCAAATCGACCGCATCTGGGATGCCTTCTGGTCCGGTGGGATTGCGAATCCGCTGGAGGTGATCGAACAGATTACCTATCTCCTCTTCATCCGTCGACTCGACGACCTGCATACGCTGGAAGAGAACAAAGCCAATCGGTTCAAGCAGCCGATAGAGCGGCGAATTTTCCCCGAAGGCGAGGATCCCAAGGGCCGTTCCTACGAAGATTACCGCTGGTCTCGCTTCAAGCATTTTGCCCCGGCAGACATGTTCACCCTGGTCGGCGAGCACCTTTTTCCTTATCTGCGTACCGATCTCGCGCGGCAGCTCGGCAACGACGACTCCACCTACGCGCAGCATATGAAAGATGCGCGCTTCACCATCCCCACGCCCGCGCTGCTGGCGAAGGTGGTGGACCTGCTCGACCATGTGCCGATGGAGGCGCGCGATACGAAAGGCGATGTCTACGAATACATGCTGGCGAAGATCGCCAGCGCCGGGCAGAACGGCCAGTTCCGCACGCCGCGCCACATCATCCGGTTGATGGTGGAATTGACCGCGCCGCAACCCACCGACGTGATCTGCGATCCGGCCTGCGGAACGGCCGGCTTTCTGGTGGCGGCAGGGGAGTACCTGCGCGAACGGTTTCCGAAACTCCTGCACAACGCGGATCAGCGAGAGCACTTCCACCATCGCATGTTCCACGGCTTCGACTTCGACAATACGATGCTGCGTATCGGCAGCATGAATATGCTGTTGCACGGCGTGGAGAGCCCGGACATCCGCTACCGCGACTCCCTCGCGCAAGACCATGCGGGCGAGGAGGAGACATACACGCTGGTGCTGGCAAATCCGCCCTTCGCCGGCAGCCTCGACTATGAGAACACCGCCAAGGACCTCCTCCAGATCGTCAAGACCAAGAAGACCGAGTTGTTATTTCTCGCACTCTTTCTGCGGCTGCTCAAGCCGGGCGGGCGGGCGGCGGTCATCGTGCCCGACGGCGTCCTCTTCGGCTCCAGCAAGGCCCACAAGGAATTGCGTCGCGTCCTGGTGGAAGACCAGAAGCTCGACGCCGTAATCAAGCTGCCCGGCGGGGTGTTTAAACCCTACGCGGGCGTCTCGACCGCGATCCTCGTTTTCACCAAGACCAACTCCGGCGGCACGGACTTCGTGTGGTTCTACGACGTTGCGGCAGACGGTTGGAGTCTTGACGACAAGCGCCAGCCGCTCCTGCCTGAGGACAAGCTCGGGCCCACACCCAGCGCGCCGCTCACCGAGGCCGAGCAGGGGAAGAACAACCTGCCTGACCTGCTGACACGTTGGAACCAACGCGCCGGCACCGAGCGAGAACGGCCACGCACCGCACAGAGTTTCTGCGTACCCAAGGCCGACATTGCTGCCCAGGGTTACGACCTCTCGCTCAACCGCTACAAGGAAGTGGTGCACGAGGCGGTCGAGCACCGCCCGCCGAAAGCAATTCTCGTCGAGCTGGCAGAGTTGGAAGAAGAGATTCAGCGAGGGATGAAGGAGTTGGAGGGGATGCTTTAG
- a CDS encoding ComEC/Rec2 family competence protein — MSDQAVLNVDLADVWKERGRKEYLRTIGWGDEITVVKQAATYLEVSITVFREKPDGSILPESITGYIEPIKTPRIKVADLTRPVAENQVLKVNFVDVQQGDGMVIESPDGKIILIDGGDNQMFARYLAGRFRGTSLQQPKDIDCLVVTHGDADHFSGLSEILKSETNKVKRKQFFMQPQRVYHNGIVKRPSKINNKTVPDSKLLGPTKSVDGRLYLTGLEENLLEVDDRDMNEPFKKWKQTLATYNGRSPLSFRRLQLGDNQAFEFFNRDDLRIDILGPITTDVGGTPALRFLGEPPTGPRIGHDSLNDSDEGFPGHSASHTINGHSIVLRLSYGGFSFLFSGDLNDEASRFLAREHNKGTLNLRSEVLKVPHHGSADFSGAFIQAVSPIVSVVSSGDENARKEYIHPRATLMGALGKWSRVPEPLIFATELVAFFEEEGLSRLQDEKKAKKRGPFYGFSRTAYGLVKTRTDGQRLFVYTDSGNVKMKEAYAYQLDSSGVPQPAEVKRA; from the coding sequence ATGTCTGACCAAGCCGTGCTCAACGTCGATCTGGCCGATGTGTGGAAAGAACGGGGTCGCAAAGAGTACCTCCGCACGATCGGGTGGGGCGACGAAATTACCGTGGTGAAGCAGGCCGCCACCTACCTCGAAGTCAGCATCACGGTCTTCCGCGAAAAGCCCGACGGCAGCATCCTCCCCGAGTCCATCACCGGCTACATCGAACCGATCAAAACCCCTCGCATCAAGGTCGCCGACCTGACCAGGCCCGTCGCAGAGAATCAGGTCCTGAAGGTCAATTTTGTCGATGTCCAGCAGGGCGACGGCATGGTCATCGAATCGCCCGACGGCAAAATCATCCTCATCGATGGCGGCGACAACCAGATGTTCGCGCGCTACCTGGCCGGGCGGTTTCGCGGCACCAGTCTCCAACAGCCGAAAGACATTGACTGCCTCGTCGTCACCCACGGCGACGCCGACCACTTCTCCGGCCTCAGCGAGATCCTCAAATCCGAAACCAACAAGGTCAAACGCAAGCAGTTCTTCATGCAACCGCAGCGCGTCTACCACAACGGCATCGTGAAGCGCCCGAGCAAAATAAACAATAAAACCGTGCCGGACAGCAAACTCCTCGGCCCGACGAAGTCGGTGGATGGCCGGCTCTACCTCACGGGCCTGGAAGAGAATCTGCTCGAGGTGGACGACAGGGACATGAACGAGCCGTTCAAGAAATGGAAACAGACCCTCGCCACGTATAACGGCCGCAGCCCGCTCAGCTTCCGGCGCCTGCAACTCGGCGACAATCAGGCCTTTGAGTTCTTCAATCGGGACGACCTGCGGATCGACATATTAGGGCCGATCACCACAGACGTCGGGGGCACCCCGGCGCTGCGCTTTCTCGGTGAACCACCCACGGGACCGCGCATCGGCCATGACTCGCTCAACGACAGCGACGAAGGCTTTCCCGGCCATTCCGCTTCCCACACCATCAATGGGCATTCGATCGTGCTCCGCCTGAGCTACGGCGGCTTCAGCTTCCTCTTTTCCGGCGACCTGAACGACGAGGCCAGCCGCTTTCTCGCGCGCGAACACAACAAGGGTACCCTCAATCTGCGATCGGAAGTGTTGAAGGTCCCGCATCACGGCTCGGCCGATTTTTCCGGCGCGTTCATTCAGGCCGTGTCACCCATCGTCAGCGTGGTGTCGAGCGGCGATGAAAACGCGCGCAAAGAATACATCCACCCGCGCGCGACGCTCATGGGCGCCCTGGGCAAATGGTCGCGCGTGCCGGAACCGCTCATCTTCGCCACCGAACTAGTGGCATTCTTTGAAGAAGAAGGCCTCTCCCGCCTCCAGGACGAGAAGAAGGCCAAAAAGCGCGGCCCCTTCTACGGCTTCAGCCGTACGGCCTACGGCCTCGTCAAAACCCGCACCGACGGCCAACGCCTGTTCGTCTACACCGACAGCGGCAACGTGAAGATGAAGGAAGCGTACGCCTACCAGCTGGATTCCTCCGGCGTCCCGCAACCGGCAGAAGTCAAACGCGCCTGA